A single genomic interval of Fibrobacter sp. UWB13 harbors:
- a CDS encoding DUF3791 domain-containing protein translates to MEKQIIWTVAAISEFAKAKALSVKQAFNYLSLFKGMDFLEAHYGAEHLLSFDDTVEDLTAICQRNGGQIQ, encoded by the coding sequence ATGGAAAAGCAAATAATATGGACTGTGGCTGCTATTAGCGAATTTGCGAAAGCCAAAGCGCTTTCGGTAAAGCAGGCTTTTAATTATCTGAGCCTTTTTAAGGGGATGGATTTTTTAGAAGCTCACTATGGGGCTGAACATTTGCTTTCATTCGACGATACCGTAGAAGATTTGACCGCAATCTGTCAAAGAAACGGAGGTCAGATTCAATGA
- a CDS encoding helix-turn-helix transcriptional regulator has protein sequence MKIQSLKDLSSQIRARRKSLGFTQAECAAFCGVGTRFLSELENGKDSIHLGKTLQVLKMLGLNLQLSENGAK, from the coding sequence ATGAAAATTCAATCGCTCAAAGACCTTTCATCGCAGATTAGGGCTCGCCGGAAAAGTCTGGGTTTTACTCAGGCCGAATGCGCTGCATTTTGTGGAGTCGGTACCCGTTTTCTTTCTGAATTGGAGAACGGAAAAGACTCCATTCACTTGGGAAAAACACTTCAAGTCTTGAAAATGCTGGGCTTGAATTTGCAACTATCTGAGAATGGGGCTAAGTGA